From a region of the Deltaproteobacteria bacterium genome:
- a CDS encoding iron-containing alcohol dehydrogenase — protein MIGTGLGDLAKGFSFSLQTRVEYGMGISKKIADEILRCHGTRVLVVTDPGVSEAGLVSPLAGLLKKRGIPFVIFDRVEENPRAKTVDHVAGIAVEQGVDTIVAVGGGSSLDAAKGVAAVASHGGTISDYEGFGRLPPPVIPLIAIPTTAGTGSEVTNRAVITDGAKKRKITVGKPNLAPSVALVDPELTFTLPPAITASTGIDALTHAIEAYTVLCSNPLSDALALHAIELISGYLGQAVERGHDPEARSAMMLGSLLAGISFGNASVAAVHSMAEVLGGIFDVPHGVANAIFLPYVMGFNLPAAQDRLARIGWTMGAGGTDSSPAPEAARQAVFRVYGLVKELGIPSLRKTGVSWNDLDHLAAVTYQTAKTPYNARDMEEADFLELFRKAFKEEEPV, from the coding sequence ATGATCGGAACAGGCCTGGGGGATCTGGCCAAGGGATTCTCATTCTCTCTCCAAACCCGGGTGGAATACGGGATGGGGATTTCCAAGAAAATCGCCGATGAAATCCTGAGGTGCCACGGTACGAGGGTCCTGGTCGTGACGGATCCCGGGGTCTCTGAGGCTGGATTGGTCTCCCCTCTGGCCGGGCTGCTCAAGAAAAGGGGCATCCCCTTCGTGATCTTCGACAGGGTCGAGGAAAATCCCAGAGCCAAGACGGTCGACCACGTGGCCGGGATAGCCGTGGAGCAAGGGGTGGATACCATTGTTGCCGTCGGCGGGGGAAGCAGTCTCGATGCGGCAAAAGGCGTGGCAGCGGTTGCCAGCCACGGTGGAACCATAAGTGACTACGAGGGATTTGGAAGACTCCCCCCTCCCGTAATACCCCTTATCGCTATCCCCACAACCGCGGGGACGGGGAGTGAGGTCACCAACCGGGCCGTCATAACCGACGGGGCGAAAAAGAGGAAAATAACCGTGGGCAAACCCAATCTGGCTCCCTCCGTGGCCCTGGTGGATCCTGAGCTGACCTTCACTTTACCCCCGGCCATCACGGCCTCCACCGGGATAGACGCGCTGACCCACGCGATCGAGGCTTACACGGTCCTCTGCTCCAATCCATTGAGCGATGCCTTGGCTCTTCACGCTATCGAGCTCATATCCGGATACCTGGGCCAGGCTGTTGAGAGGGGTCACGATCCCGAGGCGAGGAGCGCAATGATGCTCGGCAGCCTGCTTGCCGGAATCTCGTTTGGCAACGCGAGCGTGGCGGCCGTCCACTCCATGGCAGAGGTTTTGGGTGGGATCTTTGATGTGCCCCACGGGGTCGCAAACGCCATATTCCTCCCCTACGTGATGGGATTCAACCTACCTGCAGCCCAGGACCGCCTGGCAAGAATCGGATGGACCATGGGTGCCGGCGGTACGGACTCCTCCCCCGCCCCGGAGGCGGCACGCCAGGCCGTGTTCAGGGTCTATGGGCTGGTCAAAGAACTGGGAATCCCCTCCTTGAGGAAGACGGGCGTGTCTTGGAACGATCTCGACCATCTGGCGGCCGTTACCTATCAGACTGCAAAGACCCCCTACAACGCCCGAGACATGGAAGAGGCCGACTTCCTGGAACTCTTCAGGAAGGCCTTCAAGGAAGAAGAGCCTGTCTGA
- a CDS encoding helix-turn-helix domain-containing protein: MAVAREYMKLRDLKTYSGLSVRTLRKLLRTKGLPYYRLDGVILVKRAHFDEWLEQFRVGSEPERIAKEILR; this comes from the coding sequence GTGGCAGTGGCTCGAGAGTATATGAAACTCCGGGATCTCAAGACCTACAGCGGGTTGTCGGTGAGGACCCTTCGCAAACTGTTGAGGACGAAAGGCTTACCGTACTACCGGCTGGATGGCGTGATCTTGGTCAAGCGAGCCCACTTCGATGAGTGGCTGGAGCAGTTCCGAGTGGGAAGCGAGCCCGAACGGATCGCGAAGGAGATTTTGCGATGA
- a CDS encoding TIGR00725 family protein — protein MILYIGVIGERICNEKNRKAAERVGRLIAENGGVLVCGGMGGVMEAAARGAASAKGTAIGILPGTERREANPYLSFSVVTGMGEGRNIILVRSCDAIIAIGGGYGTLSEIAFAHKLDVPVVGIATWSLKRGDRVDEKIVVLSDEHQAVKKAFELAGRSTAGIQSGRAVSL, from the coding sequence ATGATTCTCTATATCGGTGTGATCGGAGAGAGGATCTGCAACGAAAAAAACAGGAAGGCTGCCGAGAGGGTTGGCAGGCTGATCGCAGAGAATGGAGGGGTGCTTGTATGCGGCGGCATGGGCGGAGTCATGGAAGCAGCCGCTCGCGGGGCGGCCTCCGCAAAGGGGACCGCCATCGGAATCCTTCCAGGCACAGAGCGGCGGGAGGCAAACCCCTACCTCTCCTTTTCCGTGGTCACCGGGATGGGGGAGGGCAGAAACATCATCCTTGTCCGGTCTTGCGACGCCATAATAGCCATCGGAGGCGGCTACGGAACCCTCTCTGAGATCGCCTTTGCCCATAAACTCGACGTGCCTGTCGTGGGAATCGCTACATGGAGTCTGAAGAGAGGGGATAGGGTCGACGAGAAGATCGTCGTCCTTTCCGACGAGCATCAAGCGGTGAAGAAGGCCTTCGAGCTGGCCGGGAGGAGCACGGCCGGCATTCAGAGCGGAAGGGCCGTTTCTCTGTAG
- a CDS encoding DUF3987 domain-containing protein, with amino-acid sequence MPRSGWLNDWISYCEHGTDAPVTYHLFGGLAVLGLAVARQAWVSWGHDRLYPNLFVCFVGASTWPHKSTSLKLAKRLAFAFDEDRVFSDRFTPEALLQELSKDSVLAVFIDEFGEFLSQIDSREYLGGLKGDLAELYGCPDVFKTSRAQRSYRAQEVFLSILGATTPHWIRDRVKERDILAGLLPRILFVPETKKEFQYDVPPRVPESEKNKVLIGLRRTIDKITGIEFELGEESYLAFVDWKRQLEKEAMRDEHEPRLSPAYARLQEYLLKTAMLLEISDGNLKGTIGRGKMEQAIEMMNGLKEYLRYLVTEELGQDGYMQRMRRIVALVEKYPGKDRRFYKNYSHMTSREFGDPWESCLAEGRIRFDKKCKGFMISEGQM; translated from the coding sequence ATGCCACGAAGCGGTTGGCTCAATGACTGGATTTCATACTGCGAACATGGAACGGATGCCCCCGTAACTTACCATCTGTTTGGGGGGTTGGCTGTCCTCGGCCTTGCAGTGGCCCGGCAGGCGTGGGTTTCGTGGGGTCACGACCGGCTCTATCCCAATCTCTTTGTCTGCTTCGTCGGGGCGAGCACCTGGCCCCACAAGAGTACCAGCCTCAAACTCGCCAAGAGGCTGGCCTTCGCTTTCGATGAGGACAGGGTCTTCTCGGATCGATTCACCCCTGAAGCCCTGCTCCAAGAATTGAGCAAAGATTCGGTGCTCGCAGTCTTCATCGACGAGTTCGGGGAGTTTTTGAGCCAGATAGATTCACGAGAATATCTAGGCGGTCTTAAAGGGGACCTTGCCGAACTTTATGGCTGCCCGGACGTGTTCAAGACTTCACGCGCGCAAAGGAGCTACAGGGCTCAAGAGGTCTTTCTCTCGATCCTGGGGGCGACGACTCCCCACTGGATCCGCGACCGAGTCAAAGAGAGAGACATCCTCGCCGGTTTGCTCCCCAGGATCCTATTTGTCCCGGAAACGAAGAAGGAATTCCAGTATGACGTGCCGCCGCGAGTTCCAGAGTCGGAGAAAAACAAAGTTTTGATAGGACTTAGAAGGACGATAGACAAGATTACGGGCATTGAATTCGAGCTCGGTGAGGAAAGCTATCTTGCCTTTGTCGACTGGAAACGGCAACTCGAAAAAGAGGCGATGAGGGACGAGCACGAACCCCGTCTCAGTCCTGCCTATGCGAGGCTCCAGGAATACTTGCTGAAGACGGCGATGTTACTGGAGATTTCAGACGGCAACCTCAAGGGTACCATAGGCCGGGGGAAAATGGAACAAGCCATCGAGATGATGAACGGGCTTAAAGAGTATTTGCGGTATCTGGTTACCGAGGAGCTAGGCCAGGATGGATATATGCAAAGGATGAGGAGGATCGTAGCACTGGTCGAGAAATATCCGGGGAAAGACCGGCGCTTCTACAAGAATTACAGTCATATGACCTCAAGGGAATTTGGCGACCCGTGGGAAAGCTGCTTGGCCGAGGGCCGGATTCGCTTCGACAAGAAGTGCAAGGGCTTCATGATTTCGGAAGGCCAGATGTAA